A genomic segment from Acyrthosiphon pisum isolate AL4f chromosome A3, pea_aphid_22Mar2018_4r6ur, whole genome shotgun sequence encodes:
- the LOC100162420 gene encoding calponin-like, with amino-acid sequence MANNRATKSGFAAEAQRKINSKYSEELAQECLEWVSSVTGLPLNTSGDPDNFFEVLKDGQVLCQLVNTLIPGSVKKVNTSAMAFKCMENINNFLAVAVSIGVPSQETFQSVDLWERQNLNSVVICLQSLGRKAGQFGAPSIGPKEAEKNIRNFSEDKLKAGQTIISLQYGSNKGANQSGLNFGNTRHM; translated from the exons atcaaCAGCAAATATAGTGAAGAACTAGCCCAAGAATGTTTAGAGTGGGTGAGCAGCGTCACTGGTTTGCCATTGAACACATCTGGTGATCCAGACAACTTTTTTGAAGTCCTTAAGGACGGACAAGTATTGTGCCA ATTGGTAAACACTCTAATTCCTGGATCCGTTAAGAAAGTGAACACCAGCGCAATGGCTTTTAAGTGTATGGAAAACATCAATAACTTTTTGGCGGTAGCTGTATCCATCGGCGTACCTTCCCAAGAAACCTTCCAATCTGTGGATTTATGGGAACGTCAGAACTTGAACTCTGTGGTGATTTGCTTGCAGTCATTGGGTAGAAAG GCTGGTCAATTCGGTGCTCCAAGTATTGGACCGAAAGAAGCAGAGAAAAACATTCGCAACTTCAGCGAAGACAAACTCAAAGCGGGCCAAACTATCATCAGTCTGCAATACGGATCCAACAAGGGAGCAAATCAAAGTGGTCTCAATTTTGGAAACACAAGACACATGTAA